Genomic DNA from Jejubacter calystegiae:
TGCTGCGCGACCTGACGACCTGCCACATAGACGCGCTGTGCCTGGAGTTGATCCAGAGAGTCGAAAACCACCAGGTCGGCGCGCCGACCGGCGGCAATCAGGCCGAGATCGTTACGCTGCAGGCGGATGGCGGCGTTGAGCGTGGCGAAACGTAACGCATCCACGGCTGGTAGCCCGTGTTCGATTAACAGATTAAGGAGTGCAACGATACCGCCTTTTTCCAGCAGGATGTCCGGCGGTACATCGTCGGTACACAGGGTTATCTGGGAAGAGAGATGCGGCAGCGTTTTCAGCGCCGCCACAATTTCCGGCAGCAGATAGGGATGCGAACCGCGTATCTCCAGGGTCAGCCCGGCGCGCAGCTTTTCCAGCGCGTCCGCGCCAGATGTGAGTTCATGATCCGAGGTTACGCCAGCCGCCAGATAGGCCTGGAGATCCTGGCCGCTCAGGCCCCGGGCGTGCCCTTCAATCAATTTACCGCTACGTAGTCCGGCCTCCAGAATATCCTGCATCCGCTCACTGCCGTGCAGAATGCCATGCATATCCATGACTTCCGCGACGCCGCGCACTTCATCCCAGGCGAGCATGGTCTGCATCTCTTTGCCGGAAAATTCCGCCCCGGAGCACTCCAGCCCGGGTGTGGACGGCACGCTGGAAGGCGCGGCCACCATTACCTGCAGTGGCAGGTTGCGGCTGGATTCGACGGCATAGCGGACCCCTTCGATGCCCAGCACATTCGCCAGTTCGTGAGGATCCCAGAATACAGCTGTGGTTCCCTGAGCCACGACGATTTCGGCGTAGCGCGCCGGCGGCAGGTGGGAACTTTCCAGATGCACATGGGTGTCTATCAGTCCGGGAGTAATCCAGGCGCCGGAAAGAGTATGGGTTTGATGCGCATCATGACGGCTGCCGGGAGGGTGGACGCTGGCGATAAGTTCGCCGACGATGCCGATATCAGCCGGACGCGTTTCGCCGGTGGCCATGTCGACGATCTGAGCGTCGGTCAGTAACAGATCGAAGGCGATTTCGCCACGAGCCGCCTGTACAGCCCGGCGGCGGGTTTCAACTGAGGTGGGCATAAAGGTTCCCGGCAAAAACGGACAGAGTCGCTACTTTAAAAGCAGCGCAATCGTTTGCCCAGCTGAATAAATTTATCGGCCGATAACAAAACGTTATGCTGGATAAAAATGACACCGGAATCGCCCCATGACAGAACCCTGGCAGCGCCTGCCCGCGCTTTCGCTTAAGCAAATCCAGTACTTTGTGACGCTGGCCGAGTTGCGCCATTTTACCGATACCGCCAGTCGGCTGGCGATTAGCCAGCCCGCTTTGAGCAGCGCGTTGCGTCAGATTGAAAACGTACTCGGCGGAAAGCTGGTTAACCGCACGGCGTCGGCGGTATCGTTGACCGAACTGGGTATGGCGATTTTACCTCATGCCCGGCGGGTGCTTGGCGCGGCGCAGATGGGGTTTCACGATATGCAGCAGGTGGTGGAAGCCGGCGGCGATGGTACGGTACGGATCGGCCTGATTCCGTCAGTCAGTTCACTGCTGTTTCCCGTTATTCCGCAGCGCCTGACTCAGGTGTTTCCGCGGCTGCGAGTAGAGTTTCTGGATCGCGCGAATGATGCGCTTATGGAGAGTCTGCAACACGGACGGGTGGATTTTGGCGTCGGCGCGCTGGATAGCACGGTGCCGGCTGCGCTCAACGCTTTTCCGCTGCGTGAGGATCCCTTTGTCGCGGTGCTGCACCGCGACGATCCGCTGTCCCAGTCGGTGCACCTTCCCTGGAAACAGCTTGGCGCGCGCGATATCGCGATGTTCTCAACCGGCAACGGTCATCGTCTGGTGGCATCGCTGGTCGAGAGTCAACGCCTGACCCTGGCGGTGCGCTACCGGGTGGATTACATCGAAACGCTGTACGGGCTGGTGCGTTCACGACTGGCCGTCGCCATTCTGCCTCACCTTTACACCACGCATCTTAACGACCCTAAGCTCAGGGTGGTGCAGTTGCAACAGCCAGAACTGACCCGCACCGTGGCGCTGTTGCGTCATTCACAACCGCTGCCGCCGCTGATTGAACAGTGTTTTCATCTGTTACGCAGCGCGCTGCGTTAAACGGAGATTATGCCAGTCCCAGCCGTTTCAGAACTTCAGCCAGCTCCTGGCGCGCTTCCCCTTCCAGCGCCCGCAGTGGGGCCGGTAAGCAGGGGGGGGCCGCCAGCCCCAGAATTTCGGCAGCGCTGGCGATGCAGCGCAGGCTTCCAAAGCGGGTAAACAGCGCCCATAGCGGCGTCAGCCTCTCTGAAAGGGCGATGGCCCCGGGCGGTTCGGCACGGGTTATCTCCAGCGCCTGATCCGGAAACAGCCCGCCGATCACTGAATACCAGGCGTCGCATCCGGCATTCAGACCGGTGGCGGCGCAGGCATCGCCGCTAACGCCCTGAGTGATATGAGCGGGCAGTAGCGCGCGCAGTTTCTCGACCCGTTCCCTGGCGGCATTAGGGTTGGCGGGGCCTCCCGGAATTTTAAATGACGCCACGCCCGGCAGCTCGGCAATGCGGGCGTACAGGGCGTCGCTAAACTCGAAGCGGGTGACTCTGGGATTGTCATAGACGCATAGCGGCAGGGAGCTCTGGTGGGTGACCGTCTCATACAGATGAAACACCTCCTCTTCCGTTAACGGCTGGTAAGAGAAGGGAGCCAGCAGCACTCCGCTGGCCCCTGCCTGTTCGGCATCCCGGGCCAACTGGACGACTTCCCGGGTGCTCAGGGCGCTAATACCAACGATCACCGGAATACCTTCGGCGGCGGCTATCGCCCACCGGGTAACTTCAGCGCGTTCCTGCTGGCTTAAGTAAGGGGCACAGCCGGTGGAGCCCAGTATGCTGATGGAATCGACCCCGGCGCGGCGTAACCGCGCAATCAGGCCGACAAACGCGGCTTGATCAGGGAGCCCGTCGCGCAGGGGGGTTAACGGAAAGGCGCTCAGGCCGGTAAAAATCGACACTCAACCTCCGGAATCGGGGGAGGATTTATTGCCCCGAAGTTTCAGGAATACCGCTATAGCGTAGCGGATAATTCGCCAGAGGATGAGAAAGATGATGGTTATGGGCGCCTTCTATCTGCGCAATGATCACCTGGTAACCTTCCAGCCAGCGCCCGTTCTGCTGTTTTGCCTTCTGATGCTCAACGTTGGTCATCAGGATTTCCATGGCTTCCCGGCTGCGCCAGTAATAGTTATTGATGATGCGGCCGCTGGCGGTATCGGTATAGCTTTCCATACCGATAAAATCAGTCAGGGTTTTGGTGAAGTTTTCAATCCAGCCATCGAGACGGTAAAAGTCGTCGTCGTACTCCCCTTTGTCGAAGATAAAGCTGCTGAGAAACAGGGTCATATTTTGTTCCTTAATGCGTGAACGACACAATTTGTCGTACATAAAGATCCAGTGTGCCAGCCGGGTAGCCTTTATGCCTGAACGCCGATCAAGGTTTTACTGATGCTGGCGCCGGGCATCATCCGTATCAGCCCCTCGCACAGTTTGTCTCCCGCTTCCTGCAGGGCGTCCAGCGGCATCTCCGGCAGGCTTTCCAGAATAAACCACATACGTTCGTCATCGGCGCACAGGCGGGTTCTGACGCCCTGACGCCAGTTCCAGCGTCGGCAGGTGACGCCTTTATCGTCGCACCATACCACTTCGCCGGGTTCCGGTAGCTCGTGCGACAATTCGCCCTCTTTCACGGTGTCGAAAAGCTCGGTGCCGTTAGCGATCTTCAGTCGCGGTTCGCCCACGTAAGCTGCAATATTTTCCCCGCCGACCGGAATAGCGTATTCAATACTGATGGCGTTATAGAGATCGACCACCGGATCGATGGCGGGCAGGATGCCGTCGCGCTGAACGCGTTTTAATAACGCTGCGGCGGAGCAGGGCGTGCGTTTGGGTTTGGCGCCAAAGGCTTTAAAGACCTCGTCCCAGGCGGCCAGATGCGCCTGTGCCCAGGGGGCGCCACCCTTGGCAGCCACGGCGCAGGCGTGATTCAGCGCCTGCTGGCCGACATGCGGATTCTCGACAGGGGCGGCAGTTACCGCGATGCTGAGCGCCCGAAAGCCGGGGGCCAGAGTGGCGATTTTCGGGTCGATTGACGGGGTTACGCAAAGCATATGATAATCCTGTATTGACTGTTTTATACCATGGTAATGACCGATGACCAAAAAAGTCAATAAATCGACCGATTCGGGTGCCGATATTGAACGCGTCAGCGAAGCGGTTTCGCTGCGGATAAAAAACACCCGCAAGGCGCAGCGGCTGTCGCTGGATGAGCTTTCAAGACGCGCAGGCGTCAGTAAAGGGATGCTGGTGGAAATCGAGAAGGGCAGCGCCAATCCGAGCATCGCCATTCTGTGTAAGGTGGCGGCGGCGCTAGGGCTGTCGGTGGCCGATGTGGTGAACGTGACCAGCACGCCAGCGGCGTACCTGATTGAGGCCGGGGAGATCCCAACGCTGTGGCGCGGCGAACAGGGGGGCTCCGCCCGACTACTGGCTGGTACCAGCGGGCCGAATATGATTGAGCTGTGGCGCTGGGAGATGTTTACGGACGAAGCCTTCAGCTCGCCCGGTCACCCTCAGGGGACGTTTGAGCTGCTGCACGTTGAAGAGGGAATCCTGACGCTGAGCCTCGGCGACAGAGAACTTAGCGTAGCAGCCGGTTGCTCTGCGGTTGCCAGAACCGATGTGGCCCACGCCTATGAAAACCGTCACGGCGAGCGGCTGGTTTTCACTATGACGGTCGCTGAACTGCATTCCTGAATGGCCGGTTTTTCATCGATGCCCTCTTTTACGAGATCGGGGGCCAACCAATGTGAGCGGAATCCTGATATTGGACTATACAGTTATCGGGAATGCCCGGTACTCTGTGATTACGCTTTTGCTTTTATCGTTTCCTTATTTCAGGACGAACACTTTTCGCGTTACGGATAGCACTATGAAAAAAATACTCGTCGGCATGCCGCTGATACTGGCTCCCGCTACCGCCGTTCAGGCGGCTAATGGTGTTGAGAAAGAACAAACCATGGTAGTGACAGCGGCGCCGGACCGTGGGCTCTCGCCGCTTACGGCACCGGGTGCGGTGAGCGTCGACTATGGCGACGACCTGCGCCAGGCCAGGCCGCAGGTCAACCTCTCGGAAGGGCTGAGCGACGTGCCCGGATTACAGATCCAAAACCGTCAGAACTATGCTCAGGATCTCCAGCTTTCCCTGCGCGGCTTTGGCTCCCGCTCCACCTTTGGGGTACGCGGTATCCGCATCTATCAGGACGGCATTCCTTCCACCATGCCTGACGGCCAGAGCCAGATCTCTAACGTGGATTTAAGTTCGGTGGAAAGCATTGAAGTATTGCGCGGCCCCTTTTCCGCGTTATACGGCAATGCCTCCGGCGGTGTGATTAATATCACCACCGAACGCGGTCGCCAGCCGACCACGCTTTCCACCAGCAACTATTACGGCAGCTATGGCAGTTGGCGCAGCGGCGTCCGGCTGAGTGGTGCGACGGGGGAAGGCGATGCGCCTGGCGATCTCAACTACGATCTCACCACCTCGCGTTTTTCCACCCACGGCTTTCGCGACCACAGCAGCGCTCACCGCGATCTGACCAATGCGAAGCTGGGGGTCAATATTGACGATCGCAGCAGTCTGACCCTGAGCTTTAACAGCGTCAATATTAAAGCTAACGACCCGGGTGGGCTGACGCGGGAAGAGTGGCGCAGCGATCCGCATCAGGCGCCGCGAGCCGAGCAGTACAACACCCGTAAAACCGTCAGCCAGTCCCAGCTTGGCCTGCGCTATCAGCGTGCCGTTACCGATAATGACGACTTCAGCATGACGGCCTGGGCCGGGATGCGCGAAACCGTGCAGTATCAGTCTATCCCGTATTTTGTTCAGCAACGTAGCCGCCAGCACGCCGGGGGCGTTATCGATCTGACCCGCCATTATCAGGGCATCGATACCCGCTGGACTCACCGCATGACCGAAGGGCCGCTGCCGGTATCGTTTACCGCTGGTATCGATTACGAAACCATGACCGAGCAGCGCCGGGGCTATGAAAACTTTATCTACAGCAACGGCCACTACACCCTGGGGGAGAAGGGCGATCTGCGCCGCAAAGAGCGCAACCTGATGTGGAACGTCGACCCCTACTTACAGACCTCGTGGCAGCTAACCGAGCGCCTGACGCTGGACGCCGGGGTGCGTTACAGCTCCATCTGGTTCGACTCTAACGACCACTATGTGGTGCCGGGCAACGGCGACGACAGCGGCGAGGCCAGCTATCACAAATGGCTGCCCGCCGCGGCGCTGAAGTACACGCTGACCGACGCCTGGAATGTCTATACCTCCGTTGGGCGCGGCTATGAAACGCCGACCATCAACGAACTTTCATACCGTAACGATGGCCAGAGCGGCCTGAACTTTAAACTGAAGCCTTCCACCAGTAATACGGTAGAAGTGGGCAGTAAGATGCGGGTAGGCAACGGGCTGATTAGCGCCGCGCTGTTTGAAACCAATACCAGCGACGAGATTGTGGTCGCCAGCAGTAATAACGGGCGCACCAGCTATCAGAACGCGGGCAAAACCCGGCGCCGCGGCGTGGAGCTGGCCTGGGATCAGCAGTTTATGGATAGCTGGCGCACGAAGCTTGCCTGGACGCTGCTGGATGCCACCTACCGTGAGGACGCAGGCGCCAATATCAAAAGCGGCAACCGAATGCCGGGAATCGCCCGTAACAGCCTTTACGCTTCGCTGGGCTGGTTGCCGGAACAGGGCTGGTACGCGGGCGGCGAAGTACGCTATCTGAGCCGTATTCAGGCCAACGACGCTAATAGCGCCTCGGCGCCGGGCTACACCACCGTGGGGCTGAATACCGGCTATAAATTCGTGAAGGATAACTGGCTGCTGGATGTCTGGGGGCGGGTCGATAACCTGTTCGATCGCGACTATGTCGGCTCGGTTATCGTTAACGAGAGCAACGGTCGTTATTTTGAACCGGCTCCCGGCCGCAACTATGGGGTAGGGATGACGTTAAGTTATCGCTTTGAGTGATAAAGAAGGAGGCCCCTCTCCCATCTG
This window encodes:
- a CDS encoding B3/4 domain-containing protein, producing MLCVTPSIDPKIATLAPGFRALSIAVTAAPVENPHVGQQALNHACAVAAKGGAPWAQAHLAAWDEVFKAFGAKPKRTPCSAAALLKRVQRDGILPAIDPVVDLYNAISIEYAIPVGGENIAAYVGEPRLKIANGTELFDTVKEGELSHELPEPGEVVWCDDKGVTCRRWNWRQGVRTRLCADDERMWFILESLPEMPLDALQEAGDKLCEGLIRMMPGASISKTLIGVQA
- a CDS encoding dihydrodipicolinate synthase family protein; its protein translation is MFTGLSAFPLTPLRDGLPDQAAFVGLIARLRRAGVDSISILGSTGCAPYLSQQERAEVTRWAIAAAEGIPVIVGISALSTREVVQLARDAEQAGASGVLLAPFSYQPLTEEEVFHLYETVTHQSSLPLCVYDNPRVTRFEFSDALYARIAELPGVASFKIPGGPANPNAARERVEKLRALLPAHITQGVSGDACAATGLNAGCDAWYSVIGGLFPDQALEITRAEPPGAIALSERLTPLWALFTRFGSLRCIASAAEILGLAAPPCLPAPLRALEGEARQELAEVLKRLGLA
- a CDS encoding LysR family transcriptional regulator, which produces MTEPWQRLPALSLKQIQYFVTLAELRHFTDTASRLAISQPALSSALRQIENVLGGKLVNRTASAVSLTELGMAILPHARRVLGAAQMGFHDMQQVVEAGGDGTVRIGLIPSVSSLLFPVIPQRLTQVFPRLRVEFLDRANDALMESLQHGRVDFGVGALDSTVPAALNAFPLREDPFVAVLHRDDPLSQSVHLPWKQLGARDIAMFSTGNGHRLVASLVESQRLTLAVRYRVDYIETLYGLVRSRLAVAILPHLYTTHLNDPKLRVVQLQQPELTRTVALLRHSQPLPPLIEQCFHLLRSALR
- a CDS encoding antibiotic biosynthesis monooxygenase family protein, with translation MTLFLSSFIFDKGEYDDDFYRLDGWIENFTKTLTDFIGMESYTDTASGRIINNYYWRSREAMEILMTNVEHQKAKQQNGRWLEGYQVIIAQIEGAHNHHLSHPLANYPLRYSGIPETSGQ
- a CDS encoding helix-turn-helix domain-containing protein, yielding MTKKVNKSTDSGADIERVSEAVSLRIKNTRKAQRLSLDELSRRAGVSKGMLVEIEKGSANPSIAILCKVAAALGLSVADVVNVTSTPAAYLIEAGEIPTLWRGEQGGSARLLAGTSGPNMIELWRWEMFTDEAFSSPGHPQGTFELLHVEEGILTLSLGDRELSVAAGCSAVARTDVAHAYENRHGERLVFTMTVAELHS
- a CDS encoding adenine deaminase, with translation MPTSVETRRRAVQAARGEIAFDLLLTDAQIVDMATGETRPADIGIVGELIASVHPPGSRHDAHQTHTLSGAWITPGLIDTHVHLESSHLPPARYAEIVVAQGTTAVFWDPHELANVLGIEGVRYAVESSRNLPLQVMVAAPSSVPSTPGLECSGAEFSGKEMQTMLAWDEVRGVAEVMDMHGILHGSERMQDILEAGLRSGKLIEGHARGLSGQDLQAYLAAGVTSDHELTSGADALEKLRAGLTLEIRGSHPYLLPEIVAALKTLPHLSSQITLCTDDVPPDILLEKGGIVALLNLLIEHGLPAVDALRFATLNAAIRLQRNDLGLIAAGRRADLVVFDSLDQLQAQRVYVAGRQVAQHGVMMESVTGAQTAPPRDTLRLAPLAPGDFTLRIGNIQHGEARLRHICGARFTRWGEAEVLIRNGCVQLPDGFSFIWVQHRHGRHDAKPQIALLEGWGELRGAIATSYSHDSHNLVVLGRCPHDMALAANTLIASGGGMALTQNGSLIAHVAMPIAGMLSDSPPAELAAAFRELRERSADIADWEPPYRVFKAIEGTCLACNAGPHLTDLGLTDGATRQIVDPVIDCRETPTDAQQQDDSPGEPNNGQYHC
- the pqqU gene encoding TonB-dependent receptor PqqU, with the protein product MKKILVGMPLILAPATAVQAANGVEKEQTMVVTAAPDRGLSPLTAPGAVSVDYGDDLRQARPQVNLSEGLSDVPGLQIQNRQNYAQDLQLSLRGFGSRSTFGVRGIRIYQDGIPSTMPDGQSQISNVDLSSVESIEVLRGPFSALYGNASGGVINITTERGRQPTTLSTSNYYGSYGSWRSGVRLSGATGEGDAPGDLNYDLTTSRFSTHGFRDHSSAHRDLTNAKLGVNIDDRSSLTLSFNSVNIKANDPGGLTREEWRSDPHQAPRAEQYNTRKTVSQSQLGLRYQRAVTDNDDFSMTAWAGMRETVQYQSIPYFVQQRSRQHAGGVIDLTRHYQGIDTRWTHRMTEGPLPVSFTAGIDYETMTEQRRGYENFIYSNGHYTLGEKGDLRRKERNLMWNVDPYLQTSWQLTERLTLDAGVRYSSIWFDSNDHYVVPGNGDDSGEASYHKWLPAAALKYTLTDAWNVYTSVGRGYETPTINELSYRNDGQSGLNFKLKPSTSNTVEVGSKMRVGNGLISAALFETNTSDEIVVASSNNGRTSYQNAGKTRRRGVELAWDQQFMDSWRTKLAWTLLDATYREDAGANIKSGNRMPGIARNSLYASLGWLPEQGWYAGGEVRYLSRIQANDANSASAPGYTTVGLNTGYKFVKDNWLLDVWGRVDNLFDRDYVGSVIVNESNGRYFEPAPGRNYGVGMTLSYRFE